The following are encoded together in the Oreochromis niloticus isolate F11D_XX linkage group LG12, O_niloticus_UMD_NMBU, whole genome shotgun sequence genome:
- the LOC100694865 gene encoding uncharacterized protein LOC100694865 yields MHNKNILRCTQEGQILKHAIMDETGEETSFQMPDLTTTTKCAVSELLEDVGNCRQGVNQELSLHLLSDSLFSEQQKLRHVLDWANRYLCSGSVICHELCRTDSLINDMKNKGTKKISPKHSSGPKYHHPVSFDAGAREVYGGGSSMKTTCQSRSLNDLTSSCRYTFSYDLHSPVSFPPGTEEENWPDTETENIKRTEQQHATNKHISSQDYCRTNKFHMTNQRDHTFTSDAATHLIKESTSSGSNAICKNSTAYSEVNILKPLHESNNFSGMTSKRAGAKREVSESQKVLRKKDKRMEENEKEKIQDNRIEGNYRKEQESSSDHTYSQISLAEPEMIPEQTAKTANSHFIHPLKLSLHLSVYEQYQLCVAQLNHLRISQHFKPESPEEKGTTSGEMGNYVKAPACPGSCFELNSHITNPEIKKQVNNTGSKGATAAESAEERSSHGTNKTPSEYRNAKSCSNLTVKQTPADTTALMKETAEERASNDENKPGDVYCVEKDAALVSNPGLLQNRIRHHPDSTDHQRILKDPTKRAGDRDRWILTDNSLGERFPRHQQAIKYTKKLNLIPQPVQKHTLHHDDSGLTTYSATDVSMDNTFEYQSAGVPVRDRWLCLPDEVWLSILSLLPHRDLSRVVQVCHRLHALASDHSLWKNLRLENSALTDQWLLCVGRRCPRSLFLYSCSGLSVSSCGLQMFFSLCRNSLKELKVTSCTGPGLHGDQMLSVISQLCDHVTSVDVSWSGATDTGVKALTDYRKGLKSVVLNGCHITDAPLKELVMKHKDSLCRLEVFGCQFLTPSWLQTVYEMIPGLQHLNIGRVPKITVNSLTEFTARLKSLISLNLTGLQVTHAIVDTLLQNCVELQSLSFSSCPGVTDLTLHSISKYSPCIRAVDVSGCKAVTDAGVQSLALGCTRLQQLDLSSTSTGNRGLKVLHLYGCAHLPTEHEIKEVNSTVNVSPLS; encoded by the exons AGAACATATTAAGGTGTACACAGGAAGGCCAAATACTAAAGCATGCAATAATGGATGAAACTGGAGAAGAGACATCTTTTCAAATGCCAGATCTAACTACTACAACAAAATGTGCCGTGTCTGAACTCCTGGAGGATGTTGGGAATTGTAGGCAGGGTGTCAACCAGGAGCTGAGCCTTCATCTTCTCAGTGACTCTCTCTTTAGCGAGCAGCAGAAGCTCAGGCATGTGTTGGACTGGGCTAACAGATATCTCTGCAGTGGTTCAGTGATTTGCCATGAACTCTGTAGAACTGACAGTTTGATAAACGATATGAAAAACAAAGGAACCAAGAAAATCTCACCCAAACATTCATCTGGACCTAAATATCATCATCCAGTTTCCTTTGATGCCGGTGCTCGTGAGGTATATGGGGGAGGATCAAGTATGAAAACAACTTGTCAATCCAGATCTTTAAATGATCTAACCAGCTCCTGTAGATATACGTTTTCATATGACCTCCACAGTCCTGTCTCTTTCCCCCCAGGAACAGAGGAAGAAAATTGGCCTGAtactgaaactgaaaatataAAACGTACAGAGCAACAACATGCCACcaataaacacatttctagccAAGACTACTGCAGAACAAACAAATTTCACATGACTAATCAAAGGGACCACACATTCACATCTGATGCTGCAACACACTTGATCAAAGAGTCCACATCATCTGGGAGCAATGCGATTTGTAAAAACAGCACAGCATACAGTGAAGTGAATATCTTAAAACCGCTACATGAAAGCAACAATTTCAGTGGCATGACTTCTAAAAGAGCTGGAGCTAAAAGAGAGGTGTCAGAAAGTCAAAAGGTACTGAGAAAAAAGGACAAGCGGATGGAAGAAAATGAGAAGGAGAAAATACAAGACAACAGGATTGAAGGAAATTATAGAAAAGAACAGGAATCCAGCTCAGATCACACATATAGTCAAATAAGCCTCGCTGAGCCAGAGATGATACCTGAGCAGACGGCAAAAACAGCTAATTCCCATTTTATCCATCCCTTGAAATTGTCATTACATTTGAGTGTGTATGAGCAGTACCAGCTATGTGTGGCTCAGCTAAATCACCTCAGAATAAGCCAGCATTTCAAGCCTGAGTCACCTGAGGAAAAGGGGACGACATCTGGAGAAATGGGCAATTATGTTAaagctccagcttgtccggggtcGTGCTTTGAACTGAACTCTCACATCACAAATCCTGAGATTAAAAAACAGGTTAACAACACAGGAAGCAAAGGAGCCACCGCAGCAGAAAGCGCAGAGGAGAGGAGCTCACATGGCACCAATAAAACTCCTAGCGAATATAGAAATGCTAAATCTTGCAGCAATTTGACTGTGAAGCAAACACCTGCAGATACTACAGCTCTTATGAAGGAAACTGCAGAAGAGAGAGCCTCGAATGATGAGAACAAGCCAGGTGATGTGTACTGTGTGGAGAAGGATGCTGCTCTTGTTTCTAACCCAG GTTTGCTTCAAAACAGGATTAGACATCATCCAGACAGTACAGATCATCAGAGGATTCTCAAAGATCCAACAAAGAGAGCTGGAGATAGAGATCGCTGGATCCTCACTGATAATTCACTGGGAGAAAGATTTCCAAG ACATCAACAAGCAATCAAGTATAcaaagaaactgaatttgatccCTCAACCTGTACAGAAACACACTCTTCATCATGATGACTCTGGACTTACAACAT ACTCTGCCACGGATGTCAGTATGGACAATACCTTTGAATACCAG TCAGCAGGCGTCCCTGTAAGAGACCGCTGGCTGTGTTTGCCTGATGAGGTGTGGCTGTCCATCCTGTCTCTGTTGCCTCATAGGGATTTATCCAGAGTGGTGCAGGTCTGCCACCGCCTGCATGCACTGGCATCTGATCACTCACTGT GGAAAAATCTAAGGCTTGAAAACTCAGCTTTAACTGACCAGTGGTTGCTGTGTGTGGGCAGACGTTGTCCTCGAAGTTTGTTTCTGTATAGCTGCAGTGgcctctctgtctcctcctgtGGGCTGCAGATGTTTTTCTCACTGTGTAGGAATTCGcttaag GAACTCAAGGTCACAAGTTGTACTGGTCCTGGTCTCCATGGTGATCAAATGTTGTCGGTGATTAGTCAGCTCTGTGATCACGTGACTAGTGTGGATGTAAGCTGGAGTGGAGCAACAGACACAGGAGTGAAGGCTCTGACGGATTACAGAAAAGg ACTCAAATCTGTTGTCCTGAATGGCTGTCATATTACTGATGCCCCTCTGAAAGAACTTGtcatgaaacacaaagacag CCTGTGCAGGTTGGAGGTGTTTGGCTGTCAGTTCCTCACTCCATCCTGGCTACAGACAGTATATGAG ATGATTCCCGGCCTTCAGCATCTAAACATCGGACGAGTGCCAAAAATCACCGTAAACAGCCTCACTGAGTTCACAGCACGGCTCAAAAGCCTCATTTCACTGAATCTCACAGGACTACAG GTCACTCATGCCATAGTTGATACTTTGCTCCAGAACTGCGTTGAACTTCAGAGTCTGTCCTTCAGTTCCTGTCCTGGAGTCACTGACCTGACACTGCATAGCATCAGCAAATATTCACCTTGTATCAG AGCTGTTGATGTGAGTGGCTGTAAAGCAGTAACAGATGCAGGTGTTCAGTCTTTGGCTCTGGGCTGCACAAGACTTCAGCAGCTGGATCTCAGCTCCACCAGCACCGGAAACAGAGG GCTGAAGGTGCTTCATCTCTATGGCTGTGCACATCTACCCACTGAACACGAGATCAAAGAAGTGAACAGCACCGTTAATGTTTCCCCTTTGTCCTGA
- the rasef gene encoding ras and EF-hand domain-containing protein homolog: MAAAKKKSEEEQKRLSSLFHAYDVDNSGRIEKNEFNTICQELHVSSQEAEGIFNRLDVDKDGTVTLEEFLSGFKEQHQEEEDDAEEDTDSSAGDKKEQVLSSQPQPPIKGMSAEEQDRLRSLFHAYDVDNSGRIERNEFLTICAELQVSTAEADRIFDQLDVDKDGTVTLQEFISGFHDRYEADMESEGGDPSAAWEDFESRLNEQAKFIPRREQAATLYQNISLTEPRLIPQFEKVILNFTKEIKQQNSEMENLALAIKRAQDQASMQLSEMEEEMDQRIQATERKTREQEKKRAEASLSELRRSYETEVCELQCKIQRMQMIEEKYKNITVKDESPALKKKINELTLENQRLKQELLKSQTKVACLQSEMDSLKTELTDQSINSERDEELMKHFSDERDILENQIEILQTANRKLHDSNDGLRAALERITRSNGGSPGEFKERSRSKSICYTSPYALLDRYCQRMDEYPLFSRRPSGDTLALAMCDPGLRRRHSSECEEDSLPEIYVDSGLSTLRGSHGGYDSEHEVKGQEEEYESSPGKKKEDDDNNDSVIGELSDTEPTETQDGESAFGSDSSSVLDWKPSEPPAPTTRKALSAINVQKEDKDSTDLGYMTSEKAYRIVLAGDAAVGKSSFLLRLCKNEFKMNSSATLGVDFQMKTLIVDGEPVLLQLWDTAGQERFRSIAKSYFRRADGVLLLYDVTCEKSFLNIREWVDMIEDVSHEDIPIMLVGNKSDLRQDGIGCVPTSYGEKLAMTYNTLFCETSAKDGSNILEAVLHLARQVTKFANYEEKSSRQSLPILDAPRNQPKFSCCT; this comes from the exons atggCAGCAGCAAAGAAAAAGAGTGAGGAGGAACAAAAGCGCCTGAGCTCTCTCTTTCATGCCTACGATGTGGATAATTCCGGGAGGATCGAAAAAAATGAATTCAACACCATTTGCCAAGAACTCCACGTCTCGTCCCAGGAAGCAGAAGGCATTTTCAATCGCCTGGATGTCGACAAGGATGGCACGGTGACCTTAGAGGAGTTCCTTAGTGGCTTCAAAGAACAGCACCAGGAGGAAGAAGATGATGCTGAGGAAGACACAGACTCCTCAGCTGGAGATAAAAAAGAGCAGGTCCTATCCAG ccAGCCACAGCCCCCTATCAAGGGAATGAGCGCAGAGGAACAGGACCGGCTGCGGTCCCTCTTTCACGCCTACGATGTGGACAACTCCGGGCGGATCGAACGAAACGAGTTTCTCACAATTTGCGCAGAGCTACAGGTGTCAACAGCCGAGGCTGACCGAATATTTGACCAGCTGGACGTCGACAAGGACGGCACTGTCACCCTGCAAGAGTTCATCAGCGGATTTCACGACCGCTACGAGGCGGACATGGAGTCAGAAGGAGGCGACCCGTCCGCTGCTTGGGAAGACTTTGAGAGCAGACTGAACGAGCAGGCCAAGTTCATCCCCAG GCGTGAGCAAGCAGCAACACTGTATCAGAACATCAGTCTGACTGAGCCCAGACTGATTCCTCAGTTTGAGAAAGTCATCCTCAACTTCACCAAAGAGATCAAACAGCAgaactcagagatggagaactTGGCACTTGCCATCAAACG AGCGCAGGACCAAGCATCAATGCAGCTCAGCGAAATGGAGGAAGAAATGGACCAACGCATTCAAGCTACCGAGAGAAAAACACGTGAGCAG GAGAAGAAGCGAGCAGAGGCTTCGCTGAGTGAATTACGAAGAAGTTATGAAACTGAAGTGTGTGAGCTGCAGTGTAAGATCCAGAGGATGCAGATG ATAGAGGAGAAGTACAAGAACATCACAGTGAAAGACGAGAGCCCAGCCTTGAAGAAGAAGATCAATGAGCTAACACTG GAGAACCAGCGGTTAAAGCAGGAGCTGCTGAAGTCTCAGACCAAAGTCGCCTGCCTGCAGAGTGAGATGGACTCGCTGAAGACCGAGCTAACCGATCAAAGCATCAACTCCGAGCG AGACGAAGAGCTCATGAAACACTTCTCTGATGAGCGAGACATCCTGGAGAATCAGATTGAGATTCTGCA GACAGCCAACAGGAAGCTCCATGACAGCAATGACGGCCTGAGAGCAGCTCTGGAGAGAATAACGAGG TCTAATGGAGGATCACCAGGAGAATTTAAGGAAAGAAGCAGAAGTAAAAGCATCTGCTACACATCACCATATGCATTATTAGACAG GTACTGCCAGCGCATGGACGAGTACCCTCTGTTCAGCCGCCGGCCCAGCGGTGACACCCTTGCGTTGGCCATGTGTGACCCTGGCCTGAGGCGCAGGCACAGCAGCGAGTGTGAGGAGGACAGCCTGCCCGAGATCTACGTGGACAGCGGCCTGTCGACGCTCAGAGGCTCACATGGAGGCTATGACTCAGAgcatgaggtcaaaggtcaagaaGAAGAGTACGAGTCCAGTCCAGGGAAGAAAAAGGAGGACGACGATAACAACGACAGTGTAATCGGAGAACTCTCTGACACTGAG CCAACAGAGACACAGGATGGGGAATCAGCATTCGGATCAGACAGCAGCTCAGTTTTGGACTGGAAGCCGTCTGAACCACCAGCTCCAACAACGAGAAAGGCCCTCAGTGCCATCAATGTTCAG AAGGAGGACAAGGACAGCACTGACCTGGGCTACATGACGTCCGAGAAGGCTTACAGGATCGTGTTAGCTGGGGATGCTGCTGTGGGGAAATCCAGCTTCCTGCTTCGCCTCTGCAAGAATGAATTCAAAATGAACTCCAGTGCAACTCTGG GAGTGGATTTCCAGATGAAAACCCTAATCGTGGACGGAGAGCCCGTGCTGCTTCAACTCTGGGACACAGCGGGGCAGGAGAG GTTTCGCAGTATTGCGAAGTCTTACTTCCGCCGGGCAGACGGTGTTTTGTTGCTGTATGACGTCACCTGCGAGAAAAGCTTCCTCAATATTAGAGAATGGGTGGATATGATCGAG GATGTGTCCCACGAGGACATTCCCATCATGCTTGTGGGTAATAAGTCTGATCTTAGACAAGATGGAATTGGTTGCGTTCCTACCAGCTACGGGGAGAAACTTGCCATg ACATACAACACTCTGTTCTGTGAAACTAGCGCCAAAGATGGATCCAACATCCTGGAGGCCGTGCTGCACCTGGCCAG ACAGGTAACAAAGTTCGCCAACTATGAGGAAAAAAGCAGTCGTCAGTCACTGCCGATTTTAGACGCTCCCAGGAATCAGCCAAAATTCTCCTGCTGCACCTGA